A genomic window from Agrobacterium tumefaciens includes:
- a CDS encoding DUF4238 domain-containing protein — protein MSNGKPNQQYRHNHYVPEWYQRRFMLPGQHKYWYLDLKPEKRTSGGVTYTRRGLLHWGPERCFAQDDLYTTEWGGIVNTEIEQFFFGNVDSEGKKATEYFGGFKHPSVNGGMLETFIPYMSVQKLRTPKGMATLQAMAQPGNRNLMLMQLQRMQNIYCAIWTESVWQIADATDSPTKFIISDHPVTVYNRECFPMSQWCQNHNDPDIRCHATHTYFPLSLDRVLILTNLSWVRNPYQNALAFRPNPEFFRHTIFNFLAIQTDRMLSEQEVLEINWVTKQRAYRYVAAAEKEWLYPERQLKNPHWRKLGDGYLFMPDPRHIHMGGEIMIGYEGGRSDAFSEYGHKPWDRDYKNEKRDRRDGAALDRFQAEWASMMGRRYRGISYDFYSPDRPPTTEENEEMHTHHLEIDRRNRRQPEERQRRRRLMR, from the coding sequence ATGTCGAACGGCAAACCGAATCAGCAATATCGCCACAACCACTATGTTCCCGAGTGGTATCAGCGTCGATTCATGCTCCCGGGACAGCACAAATACTGGTACCTTGACCTAAAACCGGAAAAACGGACCAGCGGCGGGGTGACGTACACTCGCCGTGGCCTTCTTCATTGGGGCCCTGAACGCTGCTTCGCGCAAGACGATCTCTATACGACCGAGTGGGGCGGCATCGTAAACACCGAGATCGAGCAGTTCTTCTTCGGCAACGTGGACTCCGAAGGCAAGAAGGCGACTGAGTACTTCGGCGGCTTCAAACACCCGTCCGTCAACGGCGGCATGCTGGAGACGTTTATTCCCTACATGAGCGTCCAGAAACTTCGGACACCTAAGGGGATGGCCACGCTGCAGGCCATGGCCCAGCCCGGGAACCGAAACCTTATGTTGATGCAGCTCCAACGCATGCAGAACATATACTGCGCGATATGGACAGAATCCGTATGGCAGATCGCGGACGCGACCGACTCGCCCACGAAGTTCATCATATCCGACCACCCGGTTACGGTGTATAACCGCGAGTGCTTTCCCATGTCGCAATGGTGCCAGAACCACAACGATCCCGACATCCGGTGCCACGCGACGCATACCTACTTCCCGCTCTCCCTGGATCGGGTTCTCATCCTGACCAACCTATCATGGGTGAGAAATCCGTACCAAAATGCTTTAGCGTTCCGACCGAATCCAGAGTTCTTTCGGCACACCATCTTCAACTTCCTTGCCATCCAGACGGATCGAATGCTTTCCGAGCAGGAAGTTCTCGAGATCAACTGGGTCACCAAGCAGCGCGCATACCGATACGTGGCCGCAGCAGAGAAGGAGTGGCTGTATCCCGAAAGGCAACTAAAGAACCCGCACTGGCGGAAACTTGGCGACGGCTATCTGTTCATGCCTGACCCACGGCATATCCACATGGGTGGGGAGATTATGATTGGCTATGAGGGTGGCAGGTCCGACGCGTTCAGCGAGTATGGGCACAAGCCTTGGGACCGAGATTACAAGAACGAGAAGCGGGATCGCAGGGACGGCGCTGCCCTCGACAGGTTCCAGGCCGAGTGGGCGTCGATGATGGGCCGCCGCTACCGTGGCATTTCCTACGACTTCTACAGCCCCGATCGTCCTCCTACTACCGAAGAAAACGAAGAAATGCACACGCATCATCTCGAGATAGACCGTAGGAATCGCCGGCAGCCCGAAGAGAGACAGCGCAGACGCCGCCTGATGCGCTGA